From the genome of Hymenobacter gelipurpurascens:
ACCAGATACTGCCGGTCATCTTCTACGTGCGCGCTCAGGCCCAGAAAGGCGGGCAGGTTGCTCTCCACACTCAAGCGCAGAAACCGAATTTCGGCGTTGTCACTATCGAGCTTTACAGCTTGGTCGAACAGTTTGCTGGCGTTCTGTACGTAGGTAAGCTTGTTGAACATGGAAGCGTCGCGGGCCCGAATGGCTTCGGCGGCGGCTTTGTAGGCCACTACCACGGCATCTTGCTGGTTGTAGGCGGCCATGAGCTTATGGAACTTCTCCCCCGCCTCTTTGTCGGCGGCGGCTTGCTGGTATTGGCGGCGGAGATTGGAGAGCGAATAAGGAGAGGCTTCGGCAGACACGGCAGTGGAAAGAGAAAAGAGCAGAGATAGAAGAAATGTGAAAAGCAGTTTCACGCGCGAATAAATTCGTGATCAGATAGCCCGAAGGCGGTAGCGAAAGTACGAACCCAGGAGCAACAGCAGCTTTGTGTTGTCGGGTACGCGCACCCGCTCGCCCAAAATTCGTGCCGCCGACAGCTGCCGTATCTTATGAAAAAGCTTCAGGTAATACACGTAGGCCAGGTAGACGCCCAACCGCGCGGCCCTCGGGAGCTGCACAATACCGGCGTAGCCCGCCTCAAAATCGGCCCGGATATCAGCTTCAATTTCGCGTTTTACTTCATCGGTAAACCGCTCATACTGTACGCCGGGGAAATACACGCGGCCGCGGTCTTCGTAGTCGGAGCGGATATCGCGCAGGAAATTTACTTTCTGAAAGGCCGAGCCCAGCCGACGGGCCGGCTCGCGCAGGCGTTCAAACATGGCCTCATCGCCCTCACAAAAAATACGCAGACACATGAGGCCTACCACCTCCGCCGAACCATAGATGTAGCGCTCATACAACGACTGGTTGTAGCTGCGGTCATCAAGGTCCATTTCCATGCTGTACAGAAAGGCATCAATAAACTCCCGATCAATGCTATAGCGCTTCACCATGTGCTGAAAGGCATGCAGCACCGGGTTCAGGCTGAGGCCGGTAGACAAGGCCTCATCGGTCTGCCGCCGGAAATCGGCGAAGAGGGCAGCTTTGTCGTGGTCGTGGAAGGTGTCCACAATTTCATCGGCCCAG
Proteins encoded in this window:
- a CDS encoding phytoene/squalene synthase family protein produces the protein MDHVALFTETSLACSKLITSRYSTSFTLGIRTLDSRFHLPVYAVYGWVRWADEIVDTFHDHDKAALFADFRRQTDEALSTGLSLNPVLHAFQHMVKRYSIDREFIDAFLYSMEMDLDDRSYNQSLYERYIYGSAEVVGLMCLRIFCEGDEAMFERLREPARRLGSAFQKVNFLRDIRSDYEDRGRVYFPGVQYERFTDEVKREIEADIRADFEAGYAGIVQLPRAARLGVYLAYVYYLKLFHKIRQLSAARILGERVRVPDNTKLLLLLGSYFRYRLRAI